A stretch of the uncultured Desulfobacter sp. genome encodes the following:
- a CDS encoding pentapeptide repeat-containing protein: protein MSIDVTELLKEHNLWVLSDGKDGKMADLRGVDLKGVNLKKANLRGVDFRGVDLRGTDFEEAFLQDADFRNADLQKANFHNSFPQKANFQHANLKCTNFYNADLLKTTFRLAKLEKTNFKSANLIGADFKESRILRPDLNKLILELKKVDLEQLFEEQHFHNLKLDLNEDSGSTTFITADFSKANLENANFESSILYSVSFQQTNLEGTNFANSCLLGGNFYNANLKYADLKKSQLYGANFKEANLTMANLQNVYIKRSDRLRKLTGFERLIRYIDTDAGVDADANADVSVEADTDIFWENAYRGRDLPEENSFQISDFKNVNFYKANLEGANLERAFLRSSNFQGAVLSTANLQDGCFSRSNFNGANLQRANLKRIICTGSEFIWAELQDADFFYASLKNSHFSMANLKGALMQQASLEEASLNKAELVGANLFSASLKKCECVNSNFTSTNLENAILKEANLSDSTLSRANLKNTDFEGADFTRVDMRHVISA, encoded by the coding sequence ATGAGTATAGATGTGACGGAATTATTAAAAGAGCACAACCTTTGGGTTCTCTCGGATGGCAAAGATGGTAAAATGGCTGACCTCCGAGGTGTTGATTTAAAGGGTGTTAATCTAAAAAAGGCAAACCTTCGAGGAGTTGATTTTAGAGGAGTTGATCTACGAGGAACAGATTTTGAGGAGGCATTTCTCCAAGATGCTGATTTTAGGAACGCGGATTTACAAAAGGCTAATTTCCACAACTCATTTCCTCAGAAGGCGAATTTTCAGCACGCGAATCTTAAATGCACAAATTTTTATAATGCGGATCTTCTAAAAACTACTTTTAGGTTAGCTAAATTAGAAAAGACCAATTTTAAATCAGCCAATTTAATAGGGGCCGATTTCAAAGAATCTAGAATCCTACGCCCTGATCTCAATAAACTTATTTTAGAACTAAAAAAAGTAGATTTAGAGCAACTTTTTGAAGAACAGCACTTTCATAATCTTAAGTTAGATCTAAATGAAGACTCAGGATCCACAACTTTTATAACTGCTGACTTTTCCAAAGCAAATCTTGAAAATGCAAATTTCGAATCCTCCATATTGTACAGTGTTAGTTTTCAACAAACAAATCTTGAAGGGACTAATTTTGCAAATAGCTGTTTACTTGGGGGCAATTTTTATAATGCAAACCTAAAATATGCAGATCTAAAAAAAAGTCAACTTTATGGAGCAAATTTCAAGGAAGCAAATTTAACGATGGCAAACCTTCAAAACGTATATATAAAACGAAGCGACCGTCTTCGAAAACTAACTGGCTTTGAGAGATTAATAAGATATATTGACACGGATGCAGGTGTTGATGCGGATGCGAATGCAGATGTTTCTGTTGAAGCAGATACTGATATCTTTTGGGAGAATGCCTATAGAGGCAGAGATTTACCAGAAGAGAATTCTTTTCAGATTTCGGATTTTAAAAATGTTAATTTTTATAAAGCTAATCTTGAAGGAGCAAATCTTGAAAGGGCATTCTTAAGAAGTAGTAATTTCCAGGGAGCAGTCTTATCAACAGCAAATCTTCAAGACGGCTGTTTTAGCAGGTCAAATTTTAATGGGGCAAATCTACAGAGGGCCAACCTAAAACGAATTATTTGTACTGGTTCCGAATTTATATGGGCTGAACTTCAAGACGCAGATTTTTTTTATGCATCATTAAAAAACTCTCATTTTTCAATGGCAAATCTTAAAGGAGCTTTAATGCAACAGGCTTCACTTGAAGAAGCAAGCTTAAATAAAGCAGAACTTGTGGGAGCAAATCTCTTCAGTGCATCATTAAAAAAATGCGAATGTGTAAATTCAAATTTTACCTCCACAAATTTGGAGAATGCAATTCTGAAAGAAGCAAACTTAAGTGATTCTACTTTAAGTAGAGCAAATCTTAAAAACACAGATTTTGAAGGTGCTGATTTTACAAGGGTTGATATGAGGCATGTAATTAGTGCCTGA
- a CDS encoding EcsC family protein has product MTNQLTEYEAKQFSAIQAWKTEEPSVISKSLGTVFAPVSWLAQKLIPEKAIRSTVYAAVKAADKLTDSGDIKKSANVSEIRELLKKDLEFLDKLAANVHHWAIGIATTGGIATGFGGAVTLAADIPATVTLALRTIYKIGLCYGYEPKTDADRLFILAVLAISSANSIGDKMIALNTLHAVRANPENLPELLPKDTIESTLENPLTKKDTDIGVDHLSKAIGLNLTKRKMLQLIPAVGAVVGGSVNGWYLKDVGWSARRAYQERWFADKYSGNSLL; this is encoded by the coding sequence ATGACAAACCAACTGACTGAATATGAAGCAAAACAGTTTTCTGCTATTCAGGCATGGAAAACCGAAGAGCCTAGTGTCATCAGCAAATCCCTGGGGACGGTTTTTGCACCGGTATCTTGGCTGGCCCAAAAACTCATTCCGGAAAAGGCAATCCGAAGCACCGTCTATGCCGCCGTTAAAGCAGCAGATAAACTAACCGACAGTGGTGATATAAAAAAATCGGCAAATGTTTCCGAAATCAGGGAACTACTAAAAAAAGACCTGGAATTTCTGGACAAACTTGCAGCCAATGTACATCACTGGGCAATCGGTATTGCAACAACCGGCGGTATTGCCACAGGCTTTGGCGGAGCAGTCACCCTTGCGGCAGATATCCCGGCAACGGTCACTTTGGCATTGCGAACCATTTATAAAATCGGCCTGTGCTATGGATACGAACCCAAAACAGATGCGGACAGACTTTTTATTCTTGCAGTTCTGGCCATCTCCAGTGCCAATTCCATAGGCGACAAAATGATTGCCCTGAACACGCTCCATGCTGTTCGGGCCAATCCCGAAAATCTCCCGGAGCTTTTACCCAAGGACACGATCGAATCAACTCTTGAAAACCCGTTAACCAAAAAAGATACGGACATTGGTGTTGATCACCTTTCAAAGGCCATCGGGCTCAATTTGACGAAAAGAAAAATGCTCCAGCTTATTCCAGCCGTCGGTGCGGTTGTGGGCGGTTCGGTGAACGGGTGGTATCTGAAGGATGTGGGATGGTCCGCCCGCAGAGCGTATCAGGAACGATGGTTTGCGGACAAGTATTCCGGTAACAGCTTGCTTTAG
- a CDS encoding DUF554 domain-containing protein: MIGPFVNGAAVIVGGLSGAILGERVSKDLRHKMPLIFGCASMGLGIAMVVKVKFLPVAVLALLLGSILGEVLHLEAGIEKMAGIVRRMIDKMVTPPANGLSQEEYMEKFVAILVLFCASGTGVFGAMQEGMTGDASLLIVKAFLDLFTAGIFAIALGFPVATLAVPQFIIQTGLFLGAATIMPLTNPAMIADFSAVGGLIMFATGFQICGIVSFPIANMLPSLLIAMPISALWVQYFVH, encoded by the coding sequence ATGATAGGTCCTTTTGTTAATGGCGCGGCGGTGATTGTCGGAGGTCTAAGCGGGGCGATTCTGGGTGAACGGGTATCAAAAGATCTGCGCCATAAGATGCCTCTGATTTTTGGTTGTGCATCCATGGGGCTTGGTATTGCCATGGTGGTCAAGGTAAAGTTTTTGCCCGTTGCGGTACTTGCCCTGCTGTTGGGTTCAATATTAGGAGAAGTGCTTCATCTGGAGGCCGGCATCGAAAAAATGGCAGGGATCGTTCGTCGAATGATCGATAAGATGGTTACGCCCCCTGCAAATGGTTTGTCACAAGAAGAGTACATGGAAAAGTTCGTCGCGATCCTGGTGCTGTTCTGCGCCAGCGGGACCGGTGTCTTCGGGGCCATGCAGGAAGGGATGACAGGAGATGCGTCACTGCTTATTGTCAAAGCGTTTCTTGATCTGTTTACTGCAGGAATCTTTGCCATCGCCTTAGGGTTCCCTGTGGCCACCCTTGCTGTTCCCCAGTTTATAATTCAGACAGGATTGTTCTTGGGAGCGGCAACGATTATGCCATTGACAAATCCGGCCATGATTGCTGACTTTTCTGCCGTCGGCGGCCTGATCATGTTTGCCACCGGATTTCAAATCTGCGGGATTGTCTCATTTCCCATTGCCAACATGCTTCCATCCCTGTTGATTGCCATGCCCATTTCTGCGCTATGGGTGCAGTATTTTGTTCATTAA
- a CDS encoding HDOD domain-containing protein, whose amino-acid sequence MFSFFKKKIRPKAELKKILKGYELPSFPAVVMQILQKIRSPYSSAANIAESLSLDPGISVKVLRIANSAAFSPIKKVENLTQAVALVGISQLESLVLGVGVSQGMPRQACQWHDPALFWLTSAKRAVLASELARYLCPAKESECFTAAFLQDLALPFLACHRSKDYGPIFEKWHLEGGDLAELERETLSWDHTEVASWICAEWGLPENIAAAIRGHHGAEVQDHQALGPVRLVAILREDETNSGMDELIETAGTLYSLEVEKVEAMVAPAFEKARDLARMIT is encoded by the coding sequence ATGTTCTCTTTTTTTAAGAAAAAGATCCGTCCTAAAGCAGAGTTGAAAAAAATACTCAAGGGATATGAACTCCCCTCTTTTCCTGCCGTGGTGATGCAGATTTTGCAGAAGATCAGAAGCCCTTATTCATCAGCCGCAAACATTGCAGAGTCTTTGTCCCTGGACCCGGGTATCTCGGTCAAGGTGTTGAGGATCGCCAATTCGGCCGCCTTTTCACCCATAAAGAAGGTGGAGAATTTAACCCAGGCCGTTGCCCTGGTTGGCATTTCCCAGCTGGAGTCCCTGGTCCTCGGGGTGGGCGTTTCCCAGGGCATGCCCAGGCAGGCCTGCCAGTGGCATGATCCGGCCCTGTTTTGGTTGACTTCTGCCAAACGGGCTGTATTGGCCAGCGAACTTGCCCGGTACCTGTGCCCGGCCAAGGAGTCTGAATGTTTTACGGCCGCCTTTCTCCAGGATCTTGCCCTGCCTTTTTTGGCCTGTCACCGCAGTAAAGACTATGGTCCCATTTTTGAAAAGTGGCATCTTGAAGGCGGGGATCTGGCGGAACTTGAGCGGGAAACACTTTCTTGGGACCACACCGAGGTGGCTTCCTGGATTTGTGCGGAGTGGGGTTTGCCCGAAAATATTGCCGCGGCCATCCGGGGGCATCACGGGGCTGAAGTTCAGGATCACCAGGCACTGGGACCGGTTCGCCTGGTGGCCATTCTCAGGGAGGATGAGACCAACTCGGGCATGGACGAACTCATTGAAACTGCCGGCACCCTCTACAGCTTGGAAGTTGAGAAGGTGGAGGCTATGGTCGCCCCGGCCTTTGAAAAGGCCAGAGACCTGGCAAGGATGATTACCTGA
- a CDS encoding pentapeptide repeat-containing protein yields the protein MDKETIPISQEKITALRQRWLETDSESGIDRRTLMIRQLKEACPIGRPGRPMKLDLRGMDLSNQDLSNMDFSGYDLSFAIMNRVTLNSSNLSYGRLTGASLEKAVLDECEFIGVDLSHANLNECRASHCGFGGADLSHASMINANLSEAVLSRSKLCSADLRASDLTGARMSEADLSRAVFTRASLCDADLKHSNLDHTLFSLADLRRCRLLGVKNFKKANWLGADVREMDLRGAYLVRRYISDENYLFEFKSQSRVHMILYWIWWFTSDCGRSIVRWLVWLVVATLGFGLIYTQMAIDYGDYPTWFSPIYFSFVTLTTLGYGDAVPMSLIAQIVVSLQAVTGYMGLGGLLSILGNKMARRAE from the coding sequence ATGGACAAGGAAACTATTCCTATTTCCCAAGAAAAAATCACCGCTTTAAGGCAGCGATGGCTGGAGACGGATTCGGAGTCCGGAATCGACCGCCGGACCCTTATGATCCGGCAACTCAAGGAGGCCTGCCCCATTGGAAGGCCCGGCCGTCCAATGAAATTGGACCTGCGGGGTATGGATCTGAGTAACCAGGATTTGTCTAATATGGATTTTTCCGGGTATGATCTGTCTTTTGCCATTATGAATCGGGTGACCCTAAATAGCTCCAACTTAAGCTACGGACGGTTGACCGGGGCCAGCCTGGAAAAGGCGGTGCTGGATGAATGTGAATTTATCGGGGTTGATCTCTCCCATGCCAACCTGAACGAGTGCCGGGCCAGTCACTGCGGGTTCGGCGGGGCTGATCTTTCCCATGCCTCTATGATCAATGCAAACTTGAGTGAGGCGGTACTCAGTCGGTCTAAGCTGTGCTCGGCCGATCTGAGGGCTTCAGATCTGACCGGGGCCAGGATGTCCGAAGCCGATCTGAGTCGTGCTGTGTTTACCCGGGCCAGCCTGTGCGATGCTGACCTCAAGCACAGTAATCTGGACCATACCCTGTTCAGCTTGGCCGATTTGAGACGCTGCCGTCTTTTGGGGGTCAAAAATTTTAAAAAAGCCAATTGGCTGGGGGCCGATGTCAGGGAGATGGACCTGAGGGGAGCTTACCTGGTTCGCCGGTATATTTCAGATGAAAACTATCTGTTTGAGTTTAAAAGCCAGAGCCGGGTGCACATGATCCTCTACTGGATCTGGTGGTTCACCTCGGACTGCGGTCGCTCAATTGTGCGCTGGCTGGTCTGGCTGGTTGTGGCCACCCTGGGTTTTGGCCTAATCTACACACAGATGGCCATTGATTACGGGGATTATCCGACCTGGTTTTCCCCTATTTACTTTAGTTTTGTTACGCTGACCACCTTGGGTTACGGTGATGCGGTGCCTATGTCTCTCATCGCCCAGATTGTGGTTTCTCTCCAGGCGGTCACCGGATATATGGGGCTGGGGGGATTGTTGAGCATCCTTGGAAATAAAATGGCACGCCGTGCTGAATGA
- a CDS encoding cobyric acid synthase: MSGEIKQAKCIAALGTGSDVGKSVVATALCRIFSDRGYKVAPYKAQNMSNNSGVTPEGLEMGRAQIVQAEAARIAPHVDMNPVLLKPVTQIGSQVILLGKVHKDLSAAQYHREKEKLWDTACGALDRLRADNEVVVLEGAGSCAEVNLMARDIVNLKMAAYAKAPVILTADIDRGGVFAQIVGTLACLNKAEQDLIAGFVINRFRGDIALFKEGVDWIEKKTGKPVFGVLPWINHHIPNEDSVVIERPEAKTDPVKNPTVLVVRTPHISNFTDFDALFQVDGLAVDFVEHPRDLSAYKAVILPGSKSTRSDLNWLAKTDWNAKINAYVDNGGHVLGICGGYQMLGTKVRDPHGLEGPPGDTDGLGLLLLETVLKAPKTTTISRFEWDGVPGLGYEIHMGRTASTNRIASGKKSNDGLLRVKERNQQACTAFDGAEANSGRVMGTYMHGFFDSAPILKKWLSLLGLSELEPPKACGLQGRDRQYDILARHFEKYVDVATILKVTNMD; the protein is encoded by the coding sequence ATGAGTGGAGAAATAAAACAGGCCAAATGTATTGCCGCACTGGGAACAGGGTCCGATGTGGGTAAAAGTGTGGTTGCCACAGCCCTTTGCCGGATTTTTTCCGATCGGGGATATAAAGTGGCCCCATATAAGGCCCAGAACATGTCCAATAATTCCGGGGTCACCCCGGAAGGCCTTGAAATGGGCCGGGCCCAGATTGTCCAGGCCGAAGCCGCCCGCATTGCCCCCCATGTGGACATGAATCCGGTTTTGCTCAAGCCTGTGACCCAGATCGGATCCCAGGTAATACTGTTGGGAAAGGTGCATAAAGATCTGTCTGCCGCACAATATCACCGGGAAAAAGAAAAACTTTGGGATACGGCCTGCGGTGCCCTGGATCGCCTGCGTGCCGACAATGAAGTGGTGGTACTGGAAGGGGCGGGCTCCTGCGCGGAAGTCAACCTCATGGCAAGGGATATCGTTAATTTGAAAATGGCCGCCTATGCCAAGGCGCCGGTGATTCTCACCGCCGACATTGACCGGGGAGGCGTGTTTGCCCAGATTGTGGGGACCCTGGCATGTCTGAACAAGGCGGAACAGGATCTTATCGCGGGTTTTGTCATCAATCGGTTCCGGGGCGATATCGCTTTATTTAAAGAGGGGGTAGACTGGATTGAAAAAAAGACCGGCAAACCGGTGTTTGGGGTGCTGCCCTGGATTAACCACCATATCCCCAATGAAGACTCTGTGGTGATCGAACGCCCCGAGGCTAAAACTGATCCTGTCAAAAACCCTACGGTGCTGGTGGTGCGTACCCCCCATATATCCAATTTTACTGATTTTGATGCCCTGTTTCAGGTGGACGGATTGGCAGTGGATTTTGTTGAGCACCCAAGAGACCTGTCCGCCTACAAAGCAGTTATCCTGCCCGGCTCCAAGAGTACCCGCAGCGATTTGAACTGGCTTGCCAAGACCGACTGGAACGCCAAGATTAATGCTTATGTTGACAACGGCGGCCATGTTCTGGGCATATGCGGCGGCTACCAGATGTTGGGCACAAAAGTTCGTGACCCCCACGGTCTTGAAGGCCCCCCGGGTGATACGGACGGATTGGGGCTTCTCCTTCTTGAGACGGTGCTCAAAGCCCCGAAAACCACGACCATATCCCGGTTTGAATGGGATGGTGTCCCGGGCCTTGGCTATGAAATCCACATGGGCCGGACAGCGTCTACCAATCGGATCGCCTCGGGCAAGAAGTCAAATGACGGCCTGTTACGCGTAAAAGAGAGGAATCAGCAAGCGTGCACCGCTTTCGACGGGGCCGAGGCAAACTCAGGCCGGGTTATGGGCACATACATGCACGGCTTTTTTGATTCAGCCCCTATTCTGAAAAAATGGCTTTCACTGTTGGGCTTAAGCGAACTTGAGCCCCCAAAAGCCTGTGGCCTGCAGGGCCGTGACAGGCAATACGACATACTGGCCCGACATTTTGAAAAATATGTGGATGTCGCAACTATTTTAAAGGTCACAAATATGGATTGA
- the cobJ gene encoding precorrin-3B C(17)-methyltransferase, whose amino-acid sequence MRSSSHAGNGQEESVDTENSQPDGHPCPGGNTLYIVGTGPGHVDHMSGRARQVLAACDIVVGYKTYLELIKDVIRDKKRLTTGMTKEVDRVQAAINAALDGQICALVSGGDAGIYAMAGLVLEMLALKKIACNTGAKDSLSVEVVPGIPALAAGAALLGAPLTHDFATVSLSDLLTPWEMIEKRLDAAASADFVINIYNPKSKKRDWQLGRAMKIILKHRAGTTPVGIVTGAMRDNQKIALCALKDLDKADVGMQSIVIVGNSSTFIYNDLMITPRGYSQKYDI is encoded by the coding sequence ATGCGAAGCAGCAGCCATGCTGGCAACGGGCAGGAGGAATCTGTTGATACCGAAAACAGCCAGCCGGACGGTCACCCTTGCCCTGGCGGCAATACCCTTTATATCGTAGGTACAGGGCCGGGACATGTCGATCATATGTCCGGCCGGGCACGCCAGGTGCTGGCCGCCTGCGATATTGTGGTGGGGTACAAAACCTATCTTGAACTGATTAAGGATGTGATCAGGGATAAGAAGAGACTGACCACAGGTATGACCAAGGAAGTGGACCGGGTTCAGGCCGCTATTAATGCTGCCCTTGACGGCCAGATCTGTGCCCTGGTATCCGGCGGGGATGCCGGTATCTATGCCATGGCCGGTCTGGTTTTGGAAATGCTGGCCCTTAAAAAAATTGCCTGCAATACCGGCGCAAAAGACAGTCTGTCGGTTGAGGTGGTGCCCGGCATTCCGGCGTTAGCTGCCGGTGCCGCGCTTTTGGGGGCGCCGTTGACCCATGATTTTGCAACCGTCAGTCTGAGCGATCTGCTTACCCCATGGGAGATGATTGAAAAGCGCCTGGATGCGGCGGCATCTGCCGATTTTGTGATCAATATTTACAACCCAAAGAGTAAAAAGCGCGACTGGCAGCTAGGCCGGGCCATGAAGATTATTCTGAAACACAGGGCCGGCACCACCCCGGTAGGTATCGTCACAGGCGCTATGCGGGACAACCAGAAAATCGCGTTGTGTGCCCTTAAAGATTTGGATAAAGCCGATGTGGGCATGCAGAGTATCGTAATCGTAGGAAACAGTTCCACATTTATTTACAATGATCTAATGATCACCCCCCGGGGGTACAGCCAAAAATACGACATATGA
- a CDS encoding cobalt-precorrin 5A hydrolase, whose protein sequence is MIDLAEKKLAVWVLTPQGMTLANQVKQALPHTDLFASQTLFPGKSYTGFSSLAKALAPVWDHYDGHYFIMATGIVVRTIASLIQDKTKDPAVVCGDETGRFVISLVSGHIGGANELAVKLSSLLGANPVITTATDVNQVPAIDVIARDQGLYIENRQSVKNVNMAFIKGEPLPVHDPFNLVSPYLPFTFMDEFALFAAEKSGIWVDYSVRALPEKVLVLRPKMLVAGMGCRRGVTRQALEDHLYQVFQDRGISVNSLSKIVSVDLKADESGLLELAQILDVPIEFYTREELDQVKTVPTPSSLVNKHIGVKSVCEAAAMLATGRRNLLIPKTASRTVTLALAAIPFIS, encoded by the coding sequence ATGATCGACTTGGCTGAAAAAAAACTTGCGGTATGGGTGCTGACACCCCAGGGGATGACCCTGGCAAACCAGGTGAAACAGGCACTGCCTCATACAGACCTGTTTGCATCGCAAACATTGTTTCCGGGAAAGTCTTATACCGGATTCTCCTCTTTGGCCAAGGCCTTGGCACCGGTCTGGGACCATTATGATGGACATTATTTTATCATGGCCACGGGTATTGTTGTTCGCACCATCGCGTCCTTAATCCAGGATAAAACAAAAGATCCGGCCGTGGTGTGCGGTGATGAAACCGGCCGTTTTGTGATCAGTCTGGTTTCAGGCCATATCGGCGGGGCCAATGAATTGGCCGTCAAGCTTTCAAGTCTACTGGGGGCAAATCCTGTGATCACCACGGCCACGGATGTTAACCAAGTCCCGGCCATCGATGTGATTGCCCGGGACCAGGGGCTTTATATCGAAAACAGACAGTCTGTAAAAAATGTGAACATGGCCTTTATCAAGGGGGAGCCCTTACCGGTTCACGATCCGTTTAATTTAGTGTCGCCGTATCTGCCGTTCACGTTTATGGACGAATTTGCTTTGTTTGCGGCTGAAAAATCTGGAATATGGGTGGATTATTCGGTCCGAGCTCTTCCTGAAAAAGTTTTGGTACTGCGGCCCAAAATGCTGGTGGCCGGTATGGGGTGTCGCAGGGGAGTGACCCGGCAGGCGTTGGAAGATCACTTATATCAAGTCTTTCAAGACCGTGGAATCAGCGTGAACAGCTTGTCCAAAATCGTGTCCGTTGATCTTAAGGCAGATGAATCGGGGCTTCTGGAACTTGCCCAAATTTTAGACGTGCCCATTGAATTTTATACAAGAGAGGAACTGGACCAGGTAAAGACTGTACCCACGCCATCTTCCCTGGTGAATAAACATATAGGAGTAAAAAGCGTATGCGAAGCAGCAGCCATGCTGGCAACGGGCAGGAGGAATCTGTTGATACCGAAAACAGCCAGCCGGACGGTCACCCTTGCCCTGGCGGCAATACCCTTTATATCGTAG
- the tnpA gene encoding IS200/IS605 family transposase: MDYRQNSHTKYKIEYHFVWVTKYRYHVLQGDVALRVRELVRQTCERFEIHILRGVVSKDHVHILCSAPPNISPSDIMRRVKGRVSRKIFEEFPHLKKRYWGKHFWARGYFCITSGELTKDMIQEYLEHHFEKDPNDHFDIE; the protein is encoded by the coding sequence ATGGACTATCGGCAAAACAGTCATACAAAGTACAAAATAGAATATCATTTTGTTTGGGTGACGAAGTACCGATACCACGTATTGCAAGGGGATGTTGCTTTGCGAGTGAGAGAACTCGTCCGACAAACCTGTGAGAGGTTTGAAATTCACATTTTGCGTGGTGTTGTCAGCAAGGATCATGTTCACATTCTGTGTTCGGCACCACCAAATATTTCCCCGTCTGATATCATGCGCAGAGTTAAGGGGCGTGTGTCTCGGAAAATTTTTGAGGAGTTTCCACATTTGAAAAAGCGATATTGGGGTAAACATTTTTGGGCTCGGGGGTATTTTTGCATAACCTCTGGAGAACTGACAAAAGATATGATTCAAGAGTATCTTGAACATCATTTTGAAAAAGACCCTAATGATCATTTTGATATTGAGTAG
- a CDS encoding ArsC/Spx/MgsR family protein — MAQVTFYEKPGCINNTKQKTWLAAAGHDVTEKNILETQWTREELLLYFGDRPVADWFNRTAPLVKSGQVNPDAVNTEEALDLMLTNPILIKRPLLRVADERMQGFIVDAVHAWIGLDPSKGNEAVVEELRKDNLGLCPMLAKNTSCDEKKLS; from the coding sequence GTGGCCCAAGTTACCTTTTACGAGAAACCCGGTTGCATTAACAACACCAAACAAAAAACATGGCTCGCTGCCGCGGGTCACGATGTAACCGAAAAAAATATTTTGGAGACACAATGGACCCGTGAGGAACTGCTTCTTTATTTTGGAGACAGGCCTGTGGCAGACTGGTTTAACAGGACTGCACCTTTGGTCAAATCGGGACAGGTAAACCCGGACGCTGTCAACACCGAAGAAGCCCTTGACTTAATGCTGACAAACCCGATTCTTATAAAACGCCCTCTGCTTCGTGTGGCAGATGAAAGAATGCAGGGTTTTATCGTAGATGCGGTTCATGCCTGGATCGGGCTTGATCCATCCAAAGGCAATGAAGCCGTTGTTGAAGAACTTCGTAAGGACAACCTTGGCCTCTGTCCCATGCTGGCAAAAAATACCAGCTGTGATGAAAAGAAATTAAGCTGA
- the cobM gene encoding precorrin-4 C(11)-methyltransferase: MTKKYPIIFTGAGPGAPDLITVRGMKALEGADYILYAGSLVPEAVLTWAGDGVQNVSSAGMHLEEMVDAMSHAWNKGLKVVRLHTGDPSLYGAVAEQMMLLDQREIPYEVIPGVTAAFAAAAALKVEYTVPEQAQTLIFTRISGRTPVPEKESLESLAAHKASMAIYLSAGMAGQVQKILAATYGPQAPVAVAYKVSHPDERTIVTVVERLSQAMAENGINRLALIIVGPFLETDQDARSLLYDRAFAHGYRGKT; this comes from the coding sequence ATGACTAAAAAATATCCAATTATATTTACCGGGGCAGGGCCGGGGGCACCGGACCTGATCACGGTCAGGGGAATGAAAGCCCTGGAAGGGGCTGATTATATTCTCTACGCCGGGTCTCTGGTTCCCGAGGCCGTGTTGACCTGGGCGGGGGACGGGGTTCAAAACGTATCCAGCGCCGGCATGCACCTGGAGGAAATGGTGGATGCCATGTCCCATGCCTGGAACAAGGGGCTCAAGGTCGTGCGGCTGCACACCGGAGATCCTTCTCTTTACGGGGCCGTTGCCGAGCAGATGATGCTGCTGGATCAGCGGGAAATCCCCTACGAGGTGATTCCGGGCGTCACTGCTGCGTTTGCCGCCGCTGCCGCACTCAAGGTGGAATACACCGTGCCGGAGCAAGCTCAGACTCTGATTTTCACCCGGATTTCAGGCCGGACCCCGGTGCCGGAAAAAGAGTCTTTGGAAAGTCTTGCCGCTCATAAAGCGTCCATGGCCATTTACTTAAGTGCCGGTATGGCCGGACAGGTGCAAAAAATTCTGGCCGCAACCTATGGGCCCCAAGCCCCTGTGGCGGTGGCCTATAAGGTGAGCCATCCCGACGAGCGTACTATTGTTACCGTTGTGGAGCGTCTCTCACAGGCCATGGCTGAAAACGGAATTAACCGACTGGCACTTATCATTGTGGGGCCGTTTCTGGAAACGGATCAGGATGCCAGATCACTTTTGTACGACCGGGCTTTTGCCCACGGATACCGGGGCAAGACGTGA